The following proteins come from a genomic window of Paenibacillus swuensis:
- a CDS encoding AraC family transcriptional regulator has protein sequence MKRKRVFFRTLLRFFIIIGCAYTLIATSVFFYKNDQINRMRMDNAQRAFLEQAAEKMDVKLQIAGHIANLLRNNQSLINYAKSSEINYYDVTKLYDELKNYNGLFFSAGYRIDVTKPNQDLIVSSTNTMNVKRFQEELGMNSETIATLQQFYSSKDQIRSTMMLKGLKDQRTGKSMFTWVKRELIWGQKVYFYISFYEKDFLPAVEEDQSFIVFYKQNPIAMATEGSLDPVAAIYDKFRKTWPVLIKPGELLKGNNLEDSVDGYKLRVRSTTLYDDWQYAYITPIPGLFYNVSELLGGAASIFVAMLILCVGIGLFAANKVYRPVKTVIQAFGGEDLSQPNDEFQFLQDTARNIRMANEQLKETLLTQQLPMRNKILRDMLLGLIPDEKKEHHIEELKLEILREPFTVVIIEFTRLKIFQDRSLTKDAIMQIQSQAIYIIEEAVKAKALCQVMEWEHKRYLILIQEIDGVAIKQWFEDAIYTIEAEYELGLAAAVGKPAQHVNEIEEAYYSALRLLDYPAVVEKKTIITDEDIKQLHTASYYYPLDMERDLMYAVLRGKEDEALAILNRILEENLNHLHSNQDMLTQLWFEMRTTVNRILQQVNIDQDQLKNSWLLSGTEWHTPEDLARMITSYFTHLIHLIHDENQQFGSSAADQMMEYIHEHYVRDLSLKDIADHFSLSSGYVSTLFKQHTGENFKDYLNIYRVKKAKQIMDGETVKIADLAIRVGCNSANTFIRIFKKYEGISPGQYAGKGEPM, from the coding sequence ATGAAGAGAAAGAGAGTGTTTTTTCGCACCTTGTTGCGTTTTTTCATCATAATTGGTTGCGCTTACACGCTAATTGCCACAAGTGTCTTTTTTTATAAAAACGATCAGATTAACCGGATGCGAATGGACAACGCTCAACGCGCATTTCTGGAGCAAGCCGCGGAGAAGATGGATGTGAAGCTCCAAATTGCCGGGCATATCGCCAACTTATTAAGGAATAATCAATCCTTGATCAATTACGCAAAGAGCAGTGAAATCAACTATTACGACGTCACTAAACTCTATGATGAATTGAAAAATTATAACGGACTCTTTTTTAGCGCCGGATATCGTATAGATGTTACTAAACCGAATCAAGATTTGATCGTTTCTTCTACGAATACGATGAATGTCAAGCGCTTTCAAGAAGAATTGGGAATGAATAGTGAGACGATAGCAACCTTGCAGCAATTTTATTCATCTAAAGATCAGATTCGTTCCACGATGATGTTAAAGGGTCTCAAAGATCAACGAACGGGTAAGTCCATGTTTACATGGGTGAAAAGGGAATTAATCTGGGGCCAGAAGGTTTACTTCTACATCTCATTCTATGAGAAGGATTTCCTGCCTGCGGTAGAAGAAGATCAAAGCTTCATTGTATTCTACAAGCAGAATCCGATTGCCATGGCTACAGAAGGATCCTTAGATCCTGTAGCCGCCATATACGACAAGTTCAGAAAGACGTGGCCGGTGCTGATCAAACCGGGTGAGCTCCTTAAAGGCAATAACTTGGAGGACTCCGTAGACGGCTACAAGCTGCGAGTTCGTTCCACAACATTATATGATGATTGGCAGTATGCTTATATAACTCCGATTCCGGGATTGTTTTATAACGTATCTGAATTACTAGGTGGCGCGGCGTCTATATTTGTAGCTATGTTGATATTGTGCGTAGGCATCGGACTGTTTGCGGCCAATAAAGTTTACCGGCCCGTGAAAACCGTAATCCAAGCCTTCGGCGGTGAGGATTTATCCCAGCCCAACGATGAATTTCAGTTCCTGCAAGACACTGCTCGCAATATTAGAATGGCGAATGAACAGCTGAAGGAGACATTGCTTACTCAGCAACTTCCGATGCGTAACAAAATACTTCGAGATATGTTGCTGGGGTTGATTCCGGACGAGAAGAAAGAGCATCACATCGAGGAGCTTAAACTTGAGATCCTTAGAGAACCGTTCACTGTTGTTATTATTGAATTCACCCGCTTGAAAATTTTTCAGGACCGTTCATTGACGAAAGATGCCATTATGCAAATTCAGTCGCAAGCCATCTATATTATAGAGGAAGCGGTTAAAGCTAAAGCCCTCTGTCAGGTTATGGAATGGGAACATAAGAGATATTTGATTTTGATCCAGGAAATCGATGGAGTCGCTATCAAACAGTGGTTTGAAGATGCCATATATACCATTGAGGCGGAGTATGAACTAGGCTTGGCTGCTGCTGTCGGCAAACCCGCTCAGCATGTAAACGAGATTGAAGAGGCTTATTACTCAGCCCTTCGCTTGCTGGACTATCCTGCTGTGGTGGAGAAGAAAACCATCATCACGGATGAAGATATTAAACAGCTCCATACGGCAAGTTATTACTATCCTCTGGATATGGAGCGGGATTTGATGTATGCCGTATTGCGGGGGAAAGAAGACGAGGCTCTTGCTATCCTGAACCGTATACTAGAAGAAAATTTAAATCATCTGCATTCCAATCAAGACATGTTAACTCAGCTGTGGTTTGAAATGCGTACTACCGTTAACCGGATATTGCAGCAAGTCAATATTGATCAGGATCAATTAAAAAATAGTTGGCTTCTTTCCGGGACGGAATGGCATACCCCGGAAGACTTGGCCCGGATGATAACAAGCTACTTTACACATCTGATTCACCTAATCCATGATGAGAATCAACAATTCGGCAGTTCGGCGGCGGATCAGATGATGGAGTACATTCACGAACACTATGTCCGTGACCTTTCCCTCAAGGATATCGCAGATCATTTCAGTCTCTCTTCAGGATACGTAAGCACCTTATTTAAACAACACACAGGGGAAAACTTCAAGGATTATCTCAATATCTACAGAGTCAAAAAAGCGAAGCAAATTATGGACGGGGAAACGGTAAAGATTGCGGATTTGGCCATCCGCGTCGGATGTAACAGCGCGAATACATTTATTCGGATATTCAAAAAATATGAGGGCATCTCGCCTGGCCAATATGCAGGCAAAGGAGAACCCATGTAA
- a CDS encoding ABC transporter permease produces the protein MSMNMQQSPKVSIRGLTKNRTVKHKGLGSRLLKDKTLYLMLIPFIAFYVLFAYKPMYGLLMAFQDYSIFKGISGSEWIGLENFKTFLESEAFIRCLRNTLLINGYSLIFAFPVPIILALMLNELKNQTFKKTVQTMTYMPHFISTVVIVGIVTQFLAPSNGLVNILLDKFGFEKIYFLVEADYFRSIFISMNVWKEAGFNAIIYIAALAGINQDLYEAARMDGANRFKQMIHVTLPGILPTIMIMFILKLGQLLEVGAESIILLYQPATYETADVISTYVYRVGLQEGHHGLATAVGLFDSVIGLILVISANYLSKKYTQSSLW, from the coding sequence ATGAGCATGAATATGCAGCAATCACCGAAAGTTTCAATTCGAGGATTGACCAAGAACAGAACCGTCAAACATAAAGGGTTAGGCTCGCGATTACTGAAAGATAAAACACTATATCTAATGTTGATTCCTTTCATCGCATTCTACGTACTATTCGCCTACAAACCCATGTACGGGCTGCTTATGGCTTTTCAGGATTACAGTATCTTCAAGGGGATAAGCGGCAGCGAATGGATCGGTTTGGAGAACTTTAAAACCTTCCTGGAAAGCGAAGCGTTCATCCGTTGTCTGCGCAATACGCTGCTGATTAACGGGTACAGTCTGATCTTCGCATTTCCGGTTCCGATTATTCTGGCTTTAATGTTGAATGAGCTTAAGAATCAGACGTTTAAGAAAACGGTACAAACGATGACCTATATGCCCCACTTTATTTCAACAGTTGTCATTGTCGGGATCGTTACGCAGTTTCTCGCTCCGTCCAACGGTCTGGTCAATATCTTGTTAGACAAATTCGGATTTGAGAAAATCTACTTTCTGGTAGAAGCCGATTATTTCCGATCCATCTTTATCTCGATGAATGTATGGAAAGAAGCGGGCTTTAACGCGATCATTTACATCGCCGCGCTGGCAGGAATCAACCAGGACTTATATGAGGCGGCCAGGATGGACGGCGCCAACCGGTTTAAGCAGATGATTCACGTTACGCTGCCGGGCATATTGCCTACCATTATGATTATGTTCATTCTGAAGCTGGGACAGTTACTAGAGGTTGGAGCGGAATCCATTATCCTGCTGTATCAACCGGCTACGTACGAGACGGCGGATGTCATCTCAACTTACGTATATCGAGTAGGCTTGCAAGAAGGACATCATGGTCTGGCAACGGCGGTCGGCTTGTTCGATTCGGTCATCGGGCTGATTCTTGTCATTTCCGCAAATTATCTTAGCAAAAAATACACCCAAAGTTCCTTGTGGTAG
- a CDS encoding carbohydrate ABC transporter permease, producing MNRNLKVLNFNVINYLILSLISLLTVYPFIYVLAASFSSGYAVTHGEVTLFPVGFNLEAYSQVFKENGLWTAYGNTIYYTVVGTAVSILLTLFGAYPLSKKRLVGRKWIGFFIVFTMLFNAGIIPFYINLKDLDLLNTRMGVIIPFAISTFNVIILRTFFQAVPDELEEAATVDGATDWQVLWKIYLPLAMPALATIALFYAVSRWNGYFWSMIILRDQELIPLQVLLTKLIVSLRPSDNAVAAAGDIVSYTQETVIYATIIISIIPIIAVYPFIQRFFVKGVMVGSVKG from the coding sequence GTGAACCGAAATTTAAAAGTATTAAACTTTAATGTCATTAACTATTTAATACTCAGTCTCATTTCGTTGCTGACCGTCTATCCGTTCATCTATGTTCTTGCCGCGTCTTTCTCAAGCGGCTATGCGGTAACACACGGCGAAGTCACATTATTTCCGGTAGGCTTCAATCTGGAAGCGTATTCGCAGGTCTTTAAAGAAAACGGTTTATGGACCGCTTATGGAAATACGATCTACTACACCGTTGTGGGAACAGCCGTAAGTATCCTGTTAACCTTGTTCGGCGCCTACCCGTTATCGAAGAAACGTTTGGTGGGAAGGAAATGGATCGGTTTCTTCATTGTCTTCACGATGTTGTTTAACGCGGGAATCATTCCGTTCTATATTAATCTGAAGGATTTGGACCTGTTAAATACACGTATGGGCGTCATTATCCCGTTCGCAATCAGTACTTTCAATGTCATCATACTTCGCACCTTTTTCCAGGCGGTACCTGATGAACTGGAGGAAGCGGCGACGGTGGACGGCGCTACCGATTGGCAGGTTCTATGGAAGATCTATCTGCCACTGGCTATGCCCGCACTGGCTACCATTGCCCTGTTCTATGCGGTGAGCCGCTGGAACGGTTACTTCTGGAGCATGATCATCCTCCGGGATCAAGAATTGATCCCCCTTCAGGTTCTGTTGACGAAGTTGATTGTTTCGCTCAGGCCCAGTGATAATGCCGTTGCGGCCGCGGGAGATATTGTCTCCTATACGCAAGAAACGGTAATCTACGCCACGATCATCATTTCCATTATCCCGATTATTGCAGTGTACCCTTTCATCCAGCGATTCTTCGTGAAGGGCGTCATGGTAGGCTCGGTTAAGGGATAA
- a CDS encoding extracellular solute-binding protein, translating to MRNNKLITSLLLASLAATALVGCNNNAPENAAANVNEKVSGNSNVKEEEAPATAKYAASKDPIELRIHMHFNDREAFDDNWEAFKKAAEFTNVTLKGVAPKSASKSVEVFNLMMSSGDIPDIVQGERDPLEKFGKQGAFVPLNDLIDQHAPNIKKFLDSRLDVKRAITAGDGNIYFIPFIPEGDVAEGWFYRQDWLDKLKLQAPKTIDEFYNVMKAFKEKDPNGNGKADEVPIFDRNNANWMDHYLVLWDARRSMVIRDGNVGYGPLEPQFKTAVSSLAKWYKEGLIDKEIFTRGNKSRDIMLGDNVGGMTQDWFASTYKMNQAMKDKVPGLSLQAYAPPAGMDGKIREATRRDVIAGYGWSISSSSKYQEEAIKYFDFWFTEEGNRLNNFGIEGITYDMVDGAPKLRPEMLQGTLPDNLLKHGAFTQTFGLQEFDQELQNISPEAQKVMNEYRENKYSVELPPILKQENVDPKLLDEKTQRYQYVAEKLQKWILGAENIEDNYDEFVAQLKKMNIEEALKADQAAYEKYISVK from the coding sequence ATGAGGAATAACAAGTTAATCACGAGTCTATTGTTAGCAAGTTTGGCGGCCACCGCTCTCGTAGGCTGCAACAACAATGCGCCGGAGAACGCGGCAGCCAATGTGAATGAGAAGGTTAGCGGAAACAGCAACGTAAAGGAAGAAGAGGCACCCGCCACCGCCAAATATGCGGCCAGTAAAGACCCGATTGAATTAAGAATTCATATGCACTTTAACGATCGGGAGGCGTTTGATGATAACTGGGAGGCTTTCAAGAAAGCCGCGGAATTTACGAACGTGACGCTGAAAGGCGTGGCTCCGAAATCAGCTTCCAAAAGCGTGGAAGTATTTAACCTGATGATGTCATCCGGGGATATTCCGGACATTGTGCAAGGTGAACGGGATCCTCTTGAAAAATTTGGTAAGCAAGGCGCATTCGTTCCTTTAAACGATCTGATTGATCAGCACGCGCCTAACATTAAGAAGTTTCTGGATTCCCGTCTGGATGTGAAACGCGCCATCACCGCAGGAGACGGTAACATTTATTTCATACCGTTTATCCCGGAAGGCGATGTCGCTGAAGGCTGGTTCTATCGTCAGGATTGGTTAGATAAGCTGAAGTTGCAGGCTCCGAAGACAATTGATGAATTCTACAATGTCATGAAAGCGTTTAAAGAGAAGGATCCGAACGGAAACGGCAAAGCGGATGAGGTACCGATCTTCGACCGCAACAATGCCAACTGGATGGATCATTACTTAGTTCTATGGGATGCAAGAAGAAGTATGGTGATCCGTGACGGCAATGTGGGTTACGGACCGTTGGAACCTCAATTCAAGACAGCCGTTTCATCTCTGGCCAAGTGGTACAAGGAAGGTTTGATTGACAAAGAAATATTTACACGCGGCAACAAGTCCAGAGATATTATGCTCGGAGATAACGTGGGCGGGATGACGCAGGACTGGTTCGCTTCAACCTATAAGATGAACCAGGCCATGAAGGATAAAGTGCCTGGACTATCCTTACAGGCTTACGCGCCACCCGCAGGCATGGACGGTAAAATCCGTGAAGCCACACGCAGAGATGTGATTGCGGGCTATGGTTGGTCGATATCGTCTTCATCCAAGTATCAGGAAGAGGCAATCAAATATTTTGATTTCTGGTTTACAGAGGAAGGAAATCGTCTGAATAACTTCGGTATAGAGGGTATTACCTACGATATGGTGGACGGCGCGCCGAAATTAAGACCTGAGATGTTACAGGGCACATTGCCGGATAATCTGTTGAAACACGGAGCCTTTACCCAAACTTTCGGGTTACAAGAATTCGATCAGGAATTGCAGAATATTTCGCCGGAAGCTCAGAAAGTGATGAATGAGTATCGTGAGAATAAGTACTCCGTGGAATTACCACCAATCCTTAAACAGGAAAACGTAGATCCTAAATTATTGGATGAGAAGACGCAGCGTTATCAATATGTAGCCGAGAAATTGCAGAAGTGGATTCTTGGCGCGGAAAATATTGAGGATAATTATGATGAGTTTGTCGCCCAGCTAAAGAAAATGAATATTGAAGAAGCGTTAAAAGCGGATCAGGCGGCTTACGAGAAATATATCAGCGTAAAGTAA
- a CDS encoding radical SAM/SPASM domain-containing protein, with the protein MKKFKKFYVEITSVCNLACSFCPPTERKSKFISVEDFTHTLDQIQGHAEHIYFHVKGEPLLHPKLDQLLELSHEKGFKVNITTNGTLIHKNRHKLLNKPALRQMNFSLHSFDGHEGSTDKDGYVSGVLKFAKTLAEAGVLVSLRLWNLDKDNLINLDKDRNREILEMIQEEFELDYRIEEHFVRGKGIKLANRIYLNYEQEFEWPDLKEDEDEGKGFCHGLRNQAGVLSDGTVIPCCLDGEGVINLGNIHQNSFSDIIEGERAANLYDGFSRREVIEELCRKCGYRRRFD; encoded by the coding sequence ATGAAAAAGTTCAAGAAGTTTTATGTGGAAATTACCAGTGTTTGTAACTTGGCATGCTCATTCTGTCCCCCTACAGAACGAAAATCTAAATTTATTTCGGTGGAGGACTTTACCCATACATTAGATCAAATACAAGGTCATGCAGAACACATTTATTTTCATGTGAAAGGCGAGCCCTTATTGCATCCCAAGCTGGATCAACTGCTGGAGCTCAGTCATGAGAAAGGCTTTAAAGTCAACATAACAACGAACGGCACTCTCATTCATAAGAACAGACACAAATTGCTGAACAAGCCCGCGCTAAGACAGATGAATTTCTCGTTGCACAGCTTTGACGGTCATGAAGGTTCGACCGATAAAGACGGTTATGTGTCCGGGGTATTGAAATTTGCCAAGACTCTAGCCGAGGCGGGGGTCCTGGTGTCCTTGCGTCTTTGGAATCTGGATAAAGACAACCTGATCAACCTGGACAAGGACCGAAATCGTGAAATTCTAGAGATGATTCAAGAGGAGTTCGAACTGGACTATCGTATAGAGGAACATTTTGTCCGAGGAAAAGGAATTAAACTGGCGAACCGAATCTATCTGAATTACGAGCAAGAGTTTGAATGGCCAGATCTGAAGGAAGATGAAGATGAGGGTAAAGGATTTTGTCACGGATTGCGTAACCAAGCTGGTGTATTGTCCGATGGAACTGTCATTCCGTGTTGTCTGGACGGAGAAGGGGTTATTAATTTGGGCAACATCCATCAAAACTCATTCTCTGACATTATAGAAGGAGAGCGGGCTGCAAATCTGTATGATGGTTTCTCACGCAGGGAAGTGATAGAGGAATTATGCCGGAAATGCGGTTACCGCAGAAGATTTGATTAA
- the nfsA gene encoding oxygen-insensitive NADPH nitroreductase translates to MKNETISLMLQHQSIRKFKSDPVPPEHLHTIMECAQKASTSSNMQAYSVINVTDPELRSQLAILAGNQIYVEQAPVFLVWCADLHRLQGSVSDQTVKPTAENFLVSSVDAALASQNAALAAESMGLGIVYIGGIRNQLEEVIQLLQLPELVYPVFGMCIGKPDQEPSPHPRMPVESILHENKYSTVHNEELLRQYNETISNYMDQRTQGQRKANWSQMMESKLSQPDRILGETLQKQGFGFR, encoded by the coding sequence ATGAAGAACGAAACGATATCTCTAATGTTGCAACATCAGTCCATACGTAAATTTAAATCAGATCCTGTGCCGCCTGAACATTTGCATACGATTATGGAATGCGCACAAAAGGCGTCAACTTCCAGTAACATGCAAGCTTATAGTGTAATTAATGTGACAGACCCTGAGTTAAGATCCCAATTGGCAATATTGGCAGGTAACCAGATCTATGTGGAACAAGCGCCAGTCTTTCTTGTATGGTGTGCAGATCTACATCGCTTGCAGGGCTCGGTGTCAGACCAAACGGTGAAACCTACTGCGGAGAACTTTCTTGTGAGTTCCGTGGATGCCGCGCTTGCCTCACAGAATGCGGCGCTTGCCGCGGAATCGATGGGCCTCGGGATTGTGTATATCGGCGGAATCCGTAATCAGCTTGAGGAAGTGATTCAGTTACTGCAGCTTCCTGAGCTGGTTTATCCCGTATTTGGCATGTGCATCGGTAAGCCGGATCAGGAGCCTTCTCCGCATCCCCGTATGCCTGTAGAATCCATACTCCATGAGAATAAGTACAGTACAGTTCACAACGAAGAATTGTTGAGGCAATATAATGAAACCATCAGTAACTATATGGATCAACGCACGCAAGGCCAACGCAAGGCGAATTGGTCGCAAATGATGGAATCCAAGCTTAGCCAGCCTGATCGCATTCTGGGAGAAACGTTGCAAAAGCAAGGATTCGGCTTCAGGTAG
- a CDS encoding ATP-binding protein, with protein MLLEKLFLSILIVLAPVLAYTAFSERWRHAQKPYVIGLLHGTASSLCLLCSFYASGLYWDLRYVPMIISTIYGGPVAGFINYLMIMGTRTYLGGDALLFGFVSITLTFIGPILFARKAKHWSGPARIKAAVLISCYPNMIMLLILISYSLTRSSSAESTFNVYTGAVLFGMMQIFGTWLASMLLEFTYERTKMISDIQRAEKLKTMGELAASIAHEVRNPLTVVQGFLQLMRPHQTGKNQQYLHIALTELARAETIISDYLSFSKTKLTRLEVFEITNLLHNVVLLLSPLATKHNVTMKYNEDGPMYLYTDRGQLQQALVNIIKNAIEATNAMKHGEVSVYSTIIEGTPPMAQIMIKDNGRGMTPEQLTRIGTLFFSMKDVGTGLGTAVAIRIIEEMNGRITYTSEPGAGTMVMLLLPLHTKN; from the coding sequence ATGTTGCTGGAAAAATTGTTCTTGAGTATTCTCATTGTGCTTGCACCTGTACTGGCATATACAGCTTTCTCCGAACGATGGCGGCACGCGCAGAAGCCCTATGTTATCGGATTGTTGCACGGTACGGCATCTTCGCTTTGTTTATTATGCTCCTTCTATGCATCCGGTTTATACTGGGATTTGCGTTATGTGCCTATGATCATTTCCACAATTTACGGGGGACCGGTGGCAGGTTTCATCAATTACCTGATGATTATGGGGACAAGAACTTATCTCGGCGGAGATGCCTTATTATTCGGGTTTGTGAGCATTACATTGACATTCATAGGGCCGATTCTGTTTGCAAGAAAAGCCAAACATTGGAGCGGACCTGCCCGAATTAAGGCAGCCGTACTTATATCCTGTTATCCCAATATGATCATGCTATTAATCTTGATCTCTTATTCGTTAACCCGTTCTTCAAGCGCGGAATCAACATTTAATGTGTATACTGGCGCCGTACTCTTTGGCATGATGCAAATATTCGGAACCTGGCTGGCATCCATGTTATTGGAATTTACTTATGAACGGACGAAGATGATCTCGGATATTCAACGGGCCGAGAAGCTCAAGACGATGGGGGAACTGGCGGCTTCCATTGCCCACGAGGTGCGTAATCCGCTTACCGTTGTCCAGGGTTTTCTCCAACTGATGCGTCCTCATCAAACCGGAAAGAATCAACAATACCTCCACATTGCTCTTACCGAGCTAGCCAGGGCCGAAACCATTATCAGCGATTACCTCAGTTTCTCCAAAACGAAATTAACACGACTAGAAGTGTTTGAGATTACGAACTTGCTTCATAATGTCGTACTGTTGCTATCTCCACTAGCCACGAAGCATAACGTCACGATGAAATATAATGAGGATGGGCCGATGTACCTTTACACAGATCGCGGTCAGTTGCAACAAGCGCTTGTCAATATTATCAAGAATGCGATTGAAGCTACCAACGCTATGAAACATGGCGAAGTATCGGTATACTCTACTATAATAGAAGGTACTCCTCCAATGGCACAGATCATGATCAAGGATAACGGTAGAGGGATGACTCCCGAGCAACTTACAAGAATCGGTACTTTATTTTTCTCCATGAAAGATGTAGGTACGGGACTTGGAACAGCAGTGGCCATCCGGATTATAGAAGAGATGAACGGCCGTATCACGTATACAAGCGAGCCCGGCGCGGGGACGATGGTCATGTTATTGTTACCTCTGCACACGAAGAATTAA
- a CDS encoding M15 family metallopeptidase, which produces MKKRNMLFIAMITSFLLYLFIDTVTDRNKLEELGLSQEADSLHPVVVQKKAELVQLAKTRNISILITDGFRSHSEQEELYEQGRTTPGPVVTKARAGTSYHNYGLAIDFALLTKEGKALWDTEADLNENGSSDWMEVVQLAKGLGFEWGGDWPHFPDYPHLQMDFGLSIAELQQNQDSAGVYVLKKIWNAGKG; this is translated from the coding sequence ATGAAGAAAAGAAACATGTTGTTTATTGCAATGATAACTTCATTTCTATTATATCTATTCATAGATACAGTGACGGATCGGAACAAGTTAGAAGAACTAGGTTTGAGTCAAGAAGCGGATAGTTTACACCCCGTTGTTGTGCAAAAAAAGGCTGAACTCGTTCAACTGGCCAAGACACGTAATATCTCAATTCTCATTACCGATGGTTTCAGAAGCCATAGTGAACAAGAAGAATTATACGAGCAGGGGCGTACAACACCCGGACCCGTCGTAACGAAGGCCAGAGCAGGCACCTCATATCATAATTATGGGTTGGCCATTGATTTTGCTTTACTGACTAAAGAGGGCAAGGCGTTGTGGGATACAGAGGCGGATCTGAACGAAAACGGTTCATCAGACTGGATGGAAGTTGTACAGCTGGCTAAAGGGCTTGGCTTCGAATGGGGCGGAGACTGGCCGCATTTTCCCGACTATCCGCATCTTCAGATGGATTTCGGATTAAGTATCGCGGAACTACAGCAGAATCAGGACTCCGCAGGGGTATATGTTCTCAAAAAAATATGGAATGCCGGCAAAGGGTAA